The Bradyrhizobium sp. WBAH42 genome includes a window with the following:
- a CDS encoding Zn-dependent alcohol dehydrogenase, with amino-acid sequence MKAAVLYEVNQPLVIEDISLPKPGPREVLIRTAVAGLCHSDLHFMEGLYPHPLPAVLGHESAGVVEQVGSDVTYVKPGDHVVTCLSVFCGTCDNCTTGRTVLCTDATVKMLPGVSNRMQWSKPEKLHQFLNLSSFAEQMLVHENAIVKIRRDMPLDLAALIGCGVITGYGAVVNTAKVTAGETVAVIGCGGVGMAAINGAQIAGAGRIIAIDTNPAKLQLATKLGATDIINPADGDVVKQVRDLTNGGVHHSFEVLGRKETAEQAFGMLASGGTATIVGMIPFGQKIELHGFDFLRERKIQGSSMGSNHFRVDMPRLVDFYLRGRLHLEDWISAKLKLSEINEGFANMKAGKTLRSVIVFDN; translated from the coding sequence ATGAAGGCCGCCGTCCTCTATGAAGTCAACCAGCCGCTCGTCATCGAGGACATCAGCCTGCCGAAGCCTGGCCCGCGCGAGGTGCTGATCCGCACCGCGGTCGCTGGCCTCTGCCATTCCGATCTGCACTTCATGGAAGGGCTCTATCCGCATCCGCTGCCTGCGGTGCTCGGGCACGAATCCGCCGGCGTGGTCGAGCAGGTCGGCTCCGACGTCACCTATGTCAAGCCGGGCGACCACGTCGTCACGTGTCTCTCCGTCTTCTGTGGCACCTGCGACAATTGCACCACCGGCCGCACCGTGCTCTGCACCGACGCGACGGTGAAGATGCTGCCGGGCGTCTCCAACCGCATGCAATGGTCGAAGCCGGAGAAGCTGCACCAATTTCTCAATCTCTCCTCCTTCGCCGAGCAGATGCTGGTGCACGAGAACGCCATCGTGAAGATCCGCAGGGACATGCCGCTCGATCTCGCCGCGCTGATCGGCTGCGGCGTCATCACCGGCTATGGCGCGGTGGTGAATACGGCGAAGGTGACGGCCGGCGAGACCGTCGCCGTGATCGGCTGCGGCGGCGTCGGCATGGCCGCGATCAACGGCGCGCAGATCGCCGGCGCCGGCCGTATCATCGCCATCGACACCAATCCCGCAAAACTCCAGCTCGCGACCAAGCTGGGCGCGACCGACATCATCAACCCGGCCGACGGCGATGTCGTGAAGCAGGTCCGCGACCTCACCAATGGCGGCGTGCATCATTCCTTCGAGGTGCTCGGCCGCAAGGAGACTGCCGAGCAGGCGTTCGGCATGCTCGCTTCCGGCGGCACCGCCACGATCGTCGGCATGATCCCGTTCGGCCAGAAGATCGAGCTGCACGGCTTCGACTTCCTGCGCGAGCGCAAGATCCAGGGCTCCTCGATGGGCTCGAACCATTTCCGCGTGGACATGCCGCGCCTGGTCGATTTCTACCTGCGCGGCCGGCTGCATCTGGAGGACTGGATCTCCGCCAAGCTGAAGCTGAGTGAGATCAACGAAGGCTTTGCCAACATGAAAGCCGGCAAGACGCTGCGCAGCGTGATCGTGTTCGATAATTAG
- a CDS encoding acyl-CoA dehydrogenase family protein: MPGPVTAQPKDIAAAPSGLLAPDTSGMNFYRADPALTDLLRIHLPENLFRHIEPHLDRLGELAGGHLDECARLADRHTPILHQRDKFGRDVQWIEYHPAYRELENAAFGQFGIHALSIAKGIMGWPDKYPVVAKHAFTFLFNQTEFGMGCPINVTDGCAKLLANFGSEALKAKYLDGLTSTDMSKLTQGGQFMTEKEGGSDVGTLTTRAVQEGDHWRLYGEKWFCSNADAKVVMLLARPEGAGPGTRGVGLFLMPRFLDDGTQNHYRIVRLKDKLGTRSMASGEIKLEGAIAYAVGKLDRGFVQMAEMVNSSRLSNGVKSTALMRRAYHDAMTVAKSRVVFGQRIIDLPLGRRQMLKIMLPVEQGLSMSFLTADALDRAEAGSQDAAALLRILTPTLKFRATRDARKVCGDALEMRGGIGYIEEFATARLLRDAHLGSVWEGTGNIVAIDALRRAVGRHGAESALAADLHARLDDSASVPQAWRDHLRGLTDRAVGFAREVAAKSENEADARRATSVLYHVASAVALAWEAHRIHDMRGDARRLLLSRLVIDHRVTPSDPFRLTENAAQAKIAELLLGDRAASMSEVGELVLAA, translated from the coding sequence ATGCCCGGACCGGTCACAGCGCAGCCAAAAGATATCGCGGCCGCACCCTCCGGCCTGCTGGCGCCCGATACATCAGGCATGAATTTCTACCGCGCCGATCCCGCGCTGACGGACCTGCTCCGCATTCATCTGCCGGAGAATCTGTTCCGCCACATCGAGCCGCATCTCGATCGCCTCGGCGAGCTCGCCGGCGGCCATCTCGACGAATGCGCGCGGCTTGCCGACCGCCACACGCCCATCCTGCACCAGCGCGACAAGTTCGGCCGCGACGTGCAATGGATCGAATATCACCCGGCCTATCGCGAGCTGGAGAACGCCGCGTTCGGCCAGTTCGGCATCCACGCGCTCTCGATCGCCAAGGGCATCATGGGCTGGCCGGACAAATACCCTGTTGTCGCCAAGCATGCCTTCACCTTCCTGTTCAACCAGACCGAATTCGGCATGGGCTGCCCGATCAACGTCACTGACGGCTGCGCCAAGCTCCTGGCGAATTTCGGCAGCGAGGCGCTGAAGGCGAAATATCTCGACGGCCTGACCTCGACCGACATGAGCAAGCTGACGCAGGGCGGCCAGTTCATGACCGAGAAGGAAGGCGGCTCCGACGTCGGCACGCTGACCACGCGTGCGGTGCAGGAGGGCGACCATTGGCGTCTCTATGGCGAGAAATGGTTCTGCTCGAATGCCGATGCGAAAGTCGTGATGCTGCTGGCGCGGCCCGAAGGTGCCGGGCCCGGCACGCGCGGCGTCGGCCTGTTCCTGATGCCGCGCTTCCTCGACGACGGCACCCAGAACCACTACCGGATCGTGCGCCTCAAGGACAAGCTCGGCACGCGCTCGATGGCCTCGGGCGAGATCAAGCTCGAAGGTGCGATCGCCTACGCCGTCGGCAAGCTCGACCGCGGTTTCGTGCAGATGGCCGAGATGGTGAACTCCTCGAGGCTCTCCAACGGCGTCAAGTCCACCGCGCTGATGCGCCGCGCCTATCATGACGCGATGACGGTGGCGAAGAGCCGCGTCGTGTTCGGCCAGCGCATCATCGACCTGCCGCTGGGCCGGCGGCAGATGCTGAAGATCATGCTGCCGGTGGAGCAGGGCCTCTCGATGAGCTTCCTCACTGCGGACGCGCTCGACCGCGCCGAGGCCGGCAGCCAGGATGCGGCGGCGCTGCTGCGCATCCTGACCCCGACGCTGAAATTCCGCGCCACGCGGGATGCGCGAAAAGTCTGCGGCGATGCGCTCGAGATGCGCGGCGGCATCGGCTATATCGAGGAATTCGCCACCGCCCGCCTGCTGCGCGATGCGCATCTCGGCTCGGTCTGGGAAGGCACCGGCAACATCGTCGCGATCGATGCGCTGCGGCGGGCGGTCGGTCGTCACGGCGCGGAATCCGCACTCGCGGCCGATCTGCACGCCCGGCTCGACGACAGCGCCTCGGTGCCGCAGGCCTGGCGCGATCATCTGCGTGGCCTCACCGACCGCGCCGTCGGCTTCGCGCGCGAAGTCGCGGCTAAGTCCGAAAACGAGGCGGATGCGCGCCGCGCCACCAGCGTGCTCTATCACGTCGCCAGCGCAGTCGCCCTCGCCTGGGAAGCACACCGAATCCACGACATGCGCGGCGATGCGCGCCGGCTGCTGCTGTCGCGCCTCGTGATCGACCATCGCGTGACGCCGAGCGATCCGTTCCGGCTGACGGAAAATGCCGCGCAGGCGAAGATCGCCGAACTTCTGCTCGGCGATCGCGCAGCCAGCATGAGCGAGGTTGGCGAACTGGTCCTGGCGGCGTAG
- a CDS encoding nuclear transport factor 2 family protein produces MSQDLEQLTALNRDYVAAVQNCDVKRFDEILAPEFYCSNPDKTLVDRAAFLEQTARPIAIRNLHAHDVKIRIMGDFAIIHAATSYTTADGQQASGRYTDCWAKKNGKWLAVSAHVSR; encoded by the coding sequence ATGAGTCAGGATCTCGAGCAGCTCACCGCACTCAATCGCGACTACGTCGCCGCCGTGCAGAACTGCGACGTCAAGCGCTTCGACGAGATCCTGGCCCCGGAGTTCTATTGCTCCAATCCCGACAAGACGCTGGTCGACCGCGCCGCCTTCCTGGAGCAGACGGCGCGGCCGATCGCGATCCGCAATTTGCATGCACACGACGTCAAGATCCGCATTATGGGCGACTTCGCGATCATCCACGCCGCGACGAGTTACACGACGGCGGACGGTCAGCAGGCGAGCGGGCGGTACACCGACTGCTGGGCAAAGAAGAACGGCAAGTGGCTCGCGGTGTCCGCGCACGTGTCGCGGTGA